Below is a genomic region from Methanococcus vannielii SB.
TTCAAAAAATTGAAAGTTTAGGGGTAAAAGAAGTTGCAATAGAATCCAGAGCAGAGTTTGTAACTTCAGAAAACATGGAATCAATCCGAAAAAATTTGTCATGTAATGTTGAAATTGGAGTTGGAATCGAAAGTTTTAACGATACAATTAGAAACGTATCAATAAATAAAGGAGTAAGTAGAGAAGTGATTAAACAGGCTTTTAAGATTTCTAAAGAATACAATGTCGGTATAAAATCATATATCTTGATAAAACCGCTTTTCATAACTGAAAAAGAAGCCATTTTGGATTCAATAAATACTGCAAATGAGTGCATTGAAATTGGTTGTAGCAGAATATCCTTCTGTCCTGCAACAGTGCATACAGGAACGTTAATAGAATTGATATGGAAAAAAAATCAGTATAGGCCACCATTTTTATGGAGTATTTTGGAAATATTAAAGGAAGTAAAATCACAAAATCCTGATGCGTTAATAATGTGTGATACATCTGGAGTAAATTCGAAAAGAGGTGCGCATAATAATATCACTTGTGAATGTGGGGAAAAAATAAAAGAGATATTTAATGAATTTACACTTACACAAAAAATTGAAAAACTAGACGTTGACTGCGAGTGTAAAAAACAGTGGTTAAGTTATTTAGACTATGAACAAAAAAATATTGTTCCACTGGGCGATGAAAGTTTACTGTAAATTCATTATTTTGAATTTTTAATTTATCTGCATTTCTATTTTTAATTCAATTTGGTTAAAGAAGCTTTAAATAATTAAAAACCTTATATATTTATAAATATATTATTAAGAGGTTATAATATGATACCTAAAGGAACAGTTAAAAGAATTATGAAGCAACATACTGAAATGAACGTGTCTGCTGAATCAGTTGAAAAATTAGTGGAATTACTTCAAGAAATTATTGTAACAACAACCCAAATTGCAGAACAAAATGCTGGAAAAGACAAAAGAAAAACATTAAAAGCAAGGGATATTGAACAGTGTGATGCGGAAAGACTTAGAAGAAAAATAGTTGAAGTTTCCGAAAGAACGGAAAAAGTAAATATTCTTACAAACGAAATTTTAAATGTAGTTGCAAACGAACTTGAAAGGTATTAATTGGGGCAGAATACTGTTTTTGTTACTTTAAAGTTAAGAAAAGTTTTAAATAATTCTTTTTAATTTTTTAACGCCTATTTTAAATATTTTAAATATTAAATGTTTAAAGATAGAAATTTAAAGTAAATTTTTTCTGAGTTCTTCCGAACTTTTTGGTGATAAATGGCCAAGTGATATGTCAAATACAGTTTTTGCACCAAAATGTCCTTCTTTATTCATTTTAAATACTGCTCTTGCATAAGCTACAAGAATGCTTGCAGTAAATTCGGGGTTACTGTCTAGTTTTAATGAAAATTCTACAATGTGCTTATTTTCTTTATTAAATCCAGTTTTACCACTTCGAATTACAAATCCCCCATGGGGCATTCCCGAATGATTCAATTTCAATTCATCCTCAGTTATAAAATTAACTTCGGTAGTATAATCTAAAAAGTAGTTTGGCATTTCCTTAATCTCTTTTTCCACTTTATTTTTATCTACGCCTTCTTCTAAAACAACATAGCATACTCTTAAGTGTTTTTCCTTAGTTTCAAGATTTGGGTCGTCTCCACTCCTCACTCGGTTTATTGCGCCATCTAAAGGAATCGTATACTGTATACCATTTTTAACCCCTGAAATTCTCCTTATTGCATCTGAATGTCCCTGACTTACCCCACTACCCCAAAATGTATATTCTTTACCATCGGGAAGTATTGCTTCTGAAACCATTCTATTTATTGAAAATAACCCCGGATCCCATCCAATACTAATAGCACTCGTGTGTCCGTTAGATTTAGCTACCAAATCAACTTCTTCAAAGTATTCTGGAATTTTTGCATGAGTATCAAAGCTATCTACTGTATTAAAAAGTTTTGCAAATTCTGGCCCCTGTACTGGAAGATCTGTTGCAGAACCGCCACAAAGTATCATAACGTCGATTTTATCAACATACTCTTTTGCATCATCTACTGAAACTATTTTTGCATCTTCTTGAATTTTTATGCTGTTTTTTGGCCTTCTTGTAAATACTGCCACAAGTTCCATATCTGGATTTTGTTTAATTGCAGAATATACTCCTTTACCCAAATTTCCATATCCCATAATTCCGATTTTTATAGTCATATTATCCTCCATTTAGTCCTGTATTTTATACCAAAGATTTAAATTATTACTTAATATACGTTACGGACAAATCTAAATTTCTAAAGACAGCGTTTTTGACCATTTTTTCATTTTAGCCATAATATTTTATTTTCCATTATATCCTAAAAATTTGTAAGATACTAACCTATTTAATTCAAATCAAAAGCCATATAAAAAGCCAAAATCATAGATATACTATGGACTTTAAAAAGGGGTGAAGGTCTTGAAAGAGCAAGTAATTGACATAGCCACGAAAGATGTTGTCACAGTAGCTCCAGAAACGCCAATATTAAAAGCTATTGGAATTATGGAAAATAAAAGATTCCACAACTTAATTGTTGAACGGGAAAATGAAATATATCTTGTGACAATGTATGATTTACTACTTGCAAATTCAGTAAACCAGCAAGTTGAAGATTTGATGTTTAGACCCTATTGCGTAAATCAGACCACTTCAGTAATGGATGCAACGTTTGAAATGATCAATAGCGGTCAAAGAGTTGCACCGATTATTGATGAAAAAAACAACATGGTTGGAATCATTACAGACTACGACATCATGAGGTGTGCAGCAAAGTCAAAGCTTTTGAGAGACGTTTTGGTAAATAAAATAATGTCTAAAAGCCCCATTACTATAGATAGTGATGAAAGTATCGGAAAAGCCAGAAGTTTAATGATGAAATACAACATTGGAAGGCTTGTTGTACTCAATAAAAATGGAAATCCAACAGGAATGGTAACGGAAGATGACATAGTTAAAAAAGTCTTTAAGCCAAAAACCAAAATGACTGTTGGTGAACTTAAAGGAGATAAAATGCCAAGAATGGCACAGCCTGTATCAATGATAATGAATTCCCCGATAATATCTGCAGAATTAGATAATTCAATTGCAGATGTTGCAAAACTAATGGAAAATCAAGATGTTAGGGGAGTTCCAGTATTTAAAGATGGTTCATTGAGGGGAATAGTTACTAGGCTTGATATTTTAAAATATATTGCAGAATTAAGGGCAGAATCTGTTGTGGAAGTTGAAATCCACGGGGACTTTGATGAAGAACAAAAAGACCTTGCAGAAAGAATATTATTTACGGAAGTAAGAAAAATTGCCTCTTACGCAAGAAAAATACACTGGATAAGAATAAGCGTTAAAAAAGAAAGAGATAAAGGAGGAATTCCTTACTACACCGTACATACGTACGTAAAAACTCCAAAAAAATTATATGTTGCGGAAGGAAAACCAAAACTTTCTGGAACAAAGAGAATAGATTGGGATGGAGAAGAGATTGAGTTAGTATCTGAAAAGCAGAGGTGGGACTTTATAGAGGTACTAAAAGATGCATTAGAGTCTGTAAAAAAACAGATGAGTA
It encodes:
- a CDS encoding archaeosine biosynthesis radical SAM protein RaSEA — encoded protein: MSMTHYLKNLRVKNLKKRKEKNPDYPIASWIQDDIFQDKTIGKSLTIILRTKGCKWAYDSGGCTMCSYLMDASPVEITSENLKNQFDRTIEKNLEVINNNMSIKLFTSGSFLDPFEIPIDVREYIFQKIESLGVKEVAIESRAEFVTSENMESIRKNLSCNVEIGVGIESFNDTIRNVSINKGVSREVIKQAFKISKEYNVGIKSYILIKPLFITEKEAILDSINTANECIEIGCSRISFCPATVHTGTLIELIWKKNQYRPPFLWSILEILKEVKSQNPDALIMCDTSGVNSKRGAHNNITCECGEKIKEIFNEFTLTQKIEKLDVDCECKKQWLSYLDYEQKNIVPLGDESLL
- a CDS encoding histone family protein; this translates as MIPKGTVKRIMKQHTEMNVSAESVEKLVELLQEIIVTTTQIAEQNAGKDKRKTLKARDIEQCDAERLRRKIVEVSERTEKVNILTNEILNVVANELERY
- a CDS encoding diaminopimelate dehydrogenase — its product is MTIKIGIMGYGNLGKGVYSAIKQNPDMELVAVFTRRPKNSIKIQEDAKIVSVDDAKEYVDKIDVMILCGGSATDLPVQGPEFAKLFNTVDSFDTHAKIPEYFEEVDLVAKSNGHTSAISIGWDPGLFSINRMVSEAILPDGKEYTFWGSGVSQGHSDAIRRISGVKNGIQYTIPLDGAINRVRSGDDPNLETKEKHLRVCYVVLEEGVDKNKVEKEIKEMPNYFLDYTTEVNFITEDELKLNHSGMPHGGFVIRSGKTGFNKENKHIVEFSLKLDSNPEFTASILVAYARAVFKMNKEGHFGAKTVFDISLGHLSPKSSEELRKNLL
- a CDS encoding CBS domain-containing protein translates to MKEQVIDIATKDVVTVAPETPILKAIGIMENKRFHNLIVERENEIYLVTMYDLLLANSVNQQVEDLMFRPYCVNQTTSVMDATFEMINSGQRVAPIIDEKNNMVGIITDYDIMRCAAKSKLLRDVLVNKIMSKSPITIDSDESIGKARSLMMKYNIGRLVVLNKNGNPTGMVTEDDIVKKVFKPKTKMTVGELKGDKMPRMAQPVSMIMNSPIISAELDNSIADVAKLMENQDVRGVPVFKDGSLRGIVTRLDILKYIAELRAESVVEVEIHGDFDEEQKDLAERILFTEVRKIASYARKIHWIRISVKKERDKGGIPYYTVHTYVKTPKKLYVAEGKPKLSGTKRIDWDGEEIELVSEKQRWDFIEVLKDALESVKKQMSIDREKGRSKNINSGKKDVLVEEFSEEINLE